A region from the Triticum aestivum cultivar Chinese Spring chromosome 3D, IWGSC CS RefSeq v2.1, whole genome shotgun sequence genome encodes:
- the LOC123076787 gene encoding rust resistance kinase Lr10-like isoform X2 codes for MDLLKFLVTPLLLSLLTYQTYVGAASDDEDFSKQCSSQRCSKHRPEIRFPFRLSTQPPSCGAPGMQLSCSGGDIILDHPVLGSCKVTEIYYRHRVINVTPLVEPAAQCPLQKLISTNLATDVYELPPSPTTLVRCSSEFIPADPYSVAGPAACLSNNATQFWYLAASAYAYIYDLPRDCEAVSRGIPIPYNYDIDGPDKGNKFVFNKKASTVINFGETTFTWHLSNLTDVCQQCEHEGRHCGFSSRSRQAFCQPRGTHVIPIAASSVAAFIALSLVVAATLYLSLKSRYNEEINKKVEMFLKAYGTSKPTRYTFPEVRKIARRFKDKLGQGGFGSVYKGELQNGVPVAVKMLESSTGEGEEFINEVATIGLIHHANIVRLLGFCSEGMRRALIYEFMPNESLEKYIFPHVSNISRQLLSPKKMLDIALGIARGMEYLHQGCNQRILHFDIKPHNILLDYNFNPKISDFGLAKLCARDQSIITLTAARGTMGYIAPELYSRNFGGVSYKSDVYSFGMLVLEMVSGKRNSDPSVENHDEVYLPEWIYERVISGHECELTSEITAEDKEKMRQLTIVALWCIQWNPKNRPSMTKVVNMLTGRLQNLQIPPKPFISSGNHPMP; via the exons ATGGATTTGCTTAAATTTCTTGTGACGCCGCTGCTGCTATCTCTTCTAACCTATCAAACCTATGTGGGCGCAGCATCGGATGATGAAGATTTCTCCAAACAATGTTCATCTCAGAGGTGCAGCAAACATAGACCTGAGATCCGGTTCCCGTTCCGGCTGTCAACTCAACCACCATCATGTGGCGCACCTGGCATGCAGTTATCATGCTCCGGGGGTGACATAATCCTGGATCACCCTGTTCTTGGCTCCTGCAAAGTGACCGAGATCTATTACAGACACCGTGTCATCAACGTCACCCCGCTTGTGGAACCAGCGGCACAGTGCCCACTTCAGAAGCTCATCTCAACAAATTTAGCAACTGATGTGTACGAACTACCTCCATCACCAACGACCCTGGTACGTTGTTCAAGCGAATTCATACCTGCAGATCCATACAGTGTAGCTGGCCCAGCTGCTTGTCTCAGTAACAACGCAACCCAGTTCTGGTATTTGGCGGCGTCAGCTTATGCATACATATATGATCTACCACGGGACTGTGAGGCCGTTTCTAGAGGCATTCCAATACCCTACAACTATGATATAGATGGCCCAGACAAAGGAAACAAGTTTGTCTTCAACAAAAAAGCGAGTACAGTCATCAATTTTGGTGAAACAACATTCACTTGGCACCTCAGTAACCTTACCGATGTCTGCCAACAGTGTGAACATGAAGGTCGACACTGTGGATTCAGTTCACGCAGCCGTCAAGCATTCTGCCAGCCCCGTG GCACACATGTCATCCCAATTGCAG CATCATCTGTAGCTGCATTTATAGCTCTTTCATTGGTGGTAGCCGCAACGCTCTACCTCTCCTTAAAGTCAAGGTATAATGAAGAGATAAATAAGAAGGTCGAAATGTTTCTCAAGGCATATGGCACATCGAAACCCACAAGGTACACTTTCCCCGAAGTTAGGAAGATAGCAAGACGGTTCAAGGATAAACTCGGCCAGGGTGGATTTGGAAGTGTATACAAAGGCGAGCTACAAAATGGAGTTCCTGTGGCAGTCAAGATGCTAGAGAGCTCTACAGGAGAGGGGGAGGAATTCATCAATGAAGTTGCAACCATTGGACTGATCCACCATGCAAATATCGTCCGTCTTTTGGGCTTTTGCTCCGAAGGAATGAGACGGGCTCTTATTTACGAATTCATGCCTAACGAGTCACTGGAGAAATACATATTCCCACATGTTTCCAATATTTCTCGACAACTCCTATCACCAAAAAAAATGCTAGATATTGCTTTAGGCATTGCCCGAGGGATGGAATACCTGCACCAAGGCTGCAACCAGCGCATCCTCCACTTTGACATCAAGCCACATAACATCCTGCTGGACTACAACTTCAACCCAAAGATCTCAGACTTTGGCCTTGCAAAGCTGTGTGCAAGGGACCAGAGCATCATTACCTTAACTGCAGCAAGAGGCACCATGGGATACATCGCACCAGAGCTATACTCTCGGAACTTTGGAGGGGTTTCGTACAAGTCAGATGTGTACAGTTTCGGCATGCTTGTGTTGGAAATGGTCAGTGGAAAGAGGAACTCAGATCCAAGTGTTGAGAACCATGACGAGGTATATCTCCCGGAGTGGATCTACGAGAGAGTAATCAGTGGGCATGAATGTGAGCTCACTTCAGAAATAACAGCAGAAGACAAAGAAAAGATGAGGCAGCTGACTATTGTGGCCCTGTGGTGTATCCAGTGGAACCCGAAGAACCGGCCTTCAATGACAAAGGTGGTAAACATGTTAACCGGGAGGCTGCAGAATCTACAGATCCCACCTAAGCCGTTCATCTCATCTGGAAATCATCCTATGCCCTAA
- the LOC123076787 gene encoding rust resistance kinase Lr10-like isoform X1, translating to MDLLKFLVTPLLLSLLTYQTYVGAASDDEDFSKQCSSQRCSKHRPEIRFPFRLSTQPPSCGAPGMQLSCSGGDIILDHPVLGSCKVTEIYYRHRVINVTPLVEPAAQCPLQKLISTNLATDVYELPPSPTTLVRCSSEFIPADPYSVAGPAACLSNNATQFWYLAASAYAYIYDLPRDCEAVSRGIPIPYNYDIDGPDKGNKFVFNKKASTVINFGETTFTWHLSNLTDVCQQCEHEGRHCGFSSRSRQAFCQPRGTHVIPIAAASSVAAFIALSLVVAATLYLSLKSRYNEEINKKVEMFLKAYGTSKPTRYTFPEVRKIARRFKDKLGQGGFGSVYKGELQNGVPVAVKMLESSTGEGEEFINEVATIGLIHHANIVRLLGFCSEGMRRALIYEFMPNESLEKYIFPHVSNISRQLLSPKKMLDIALGIARGMEYLHQGCNQRILHFDIKPHNILLDYNFNPKISDFGLAKLCARDQSIITLTAARGTMGYIAPELYSRNFGGVSYKSDVYSFGMLVLEMVSGKRNSDPSVENHDEVYLPEWIYERVISGHECELTSEITAEDKEKMRQLTIVALWCIQWNPKNRPSMTKVVNMLTGRLQNLQIPPKPFISSGNHPMP from the exons ATGGATTTGCTTAAATTTCTTGTGACGCCGCTGCTGCTATCTCTTCTAACCTATCAAACCTATGTGGGCGCAGCATCGGATGATGAAGATTTCTCCAAACAATGTTCATCTCAGAGGTGCAGCAAACATAGACCTGAGATCCGGTTCCCGTTCCGGCTGTCAACTCAACCACCATCATGTGGCGCACCTGGCATGCAGTTATCATGCTCCGGGGGTGACATAATCCTGGATCACCCTGTTCTTGGCTCCTGCAAAGTGACCGAGATCTATTACAGACACCGTGTCATCAACGTCACCCCGCTTGTGGAACCAGCGGCACAGTGCCCACTTCAGAAGCTCATCTCAACAAATTTAGCAACTGATGTGTACGAACTACCTCCATCACCAACGACCCTGGTACGTTGTTCAAGCGAATTCATACCTGCAGATCCATACAGTGTAGCTGGCCCAGCTGCTTGTCTCAGTAACAACGCAACCCAGTTCTGGTATTTGGCGGCGTCAGCTTATGCATACATATATGATCTACCACGGGACTGTGAGGCCGTTTCTAGAGGCATTCCAATACCCTACAACTATGATATAGATGGCCCAGACAAAGGAAACAAGTTTGTCTTCAACAAAAAAGCGAGTACAGTCATCAATTTTGGTGAAACAACATTCACTTGGCACCTCAGTAACCTTACCGATGTCTGCCAACAGTGTGAACATGAAGGTCGACACTGTGGATTCAGTTCACGCAGCCGTCAAGCATTCTGCCAGCCCCGTG GCACACATGTCATCCCAATTGCAG CAGCATCATCTGTAGCTGCATTTATAGCTCTTTCATTGGTGGTAGCCGCAACGCTCTACCTCTCCTTAAAGTCAAGGTATAATGAAGAGATAAATAAGAAGGTCGAAATGTTTCTCAAGGCATATGGCACATCGAAACCCACAAGGTACACTTTCCCCGAAGTTAGGAAGATAGCAAGACGGTTCAAGGATAAACTCGGCCAGGGTGGATTTGGAAGTGTATACAAAGGCGAGCTACAAAATGGAGTTCCTGTGGCAGTCAAGATGCTAGAGAGCTCTACAGGAGAGGGGGAGGAATTCATCAATGAAGTTGCAACCATTGGACTGATCCACCATGCAAATATCGTCCGTCTTTTGGGCTTTTGCTCCGAAGGAATGAGACGGGCTCTTATTTACGAATTCATGCCTAACGAGTCACTGGAGAAATACATATTCCCACATGTTTCCAATATTTCTCGACAACTCCTATCACCAAAAAAAATGCTAGATATTGCTTTAGGCATTGCCCGAGGGATGGAATACCTGCACCAAGGCTGCAACCAGCGCATCCTCCACTTTGACATCAAGCCACATAACATCCTGCTGGACTACAACTTCAACCCAAAGATCTCAGACTTTGGCCTTGCAAAGCTGTGTGCAAGGGACCAGAGCATCATTACCTTAACTGCAGCAAGAGGCACCATGGGATACATCGCACCAGAGCTATACTCTCGGAACTTTGGAGGGGTTTCGTACAAGTCAGATGTGTACAGTTTCGGCATGCTTGTGTTGGAAATGGTCAGTGGAAAGAGGAACTCAGATCCAAGTGTTGAGAACCATGACGAGGTATATCTCCCGGAGTGGATCTACGAGAGAGTAATCAGTGGGCATGAATGTGAGCTCACTTCAGAAATAACAGCAGAAGACAAAGAAAAGATGAGGCAGCTGACTATTGTGGCCCTGTGGTGTATCCAGTGGAACCCGAAGAACCGGCCTTCAATGACAAAGGTGGTAAACATGTTAACCGGGAGGCTGCAGAATCTACAGATCCCACCTAAGCCGTTCATCTCATCTGGAAATCATCCTATGCCCTAA
- the LOC123076787 gene encoding rust resistance kinase Lr10-like isoform X3 has protein sequence MQLSCSGGDIILDHPVLGSCKVTEIYYRHRVINVTPLVEPAAQCPLQKLISTNLATDVYELPPSPTTLVRCSSEFIPADPYSVAGPAACLSNNATQFWYLAASAYAYIYDLPRDCEAVSRGIPIPYNYDIDGPDKGNKFVFNKKASTVINFGETTFTWHLSNLTDVCQQCEHEGRHCGFSSRSRQAFCQPRGTHVIPIAAASSVAAFIALSLVVAATLYLSLKSRYNEEINKKVEMFLKAYGTSKPTRYTFPEVRKIARRFKDKLGQGGFGSVYKGELQNGVPVAVKMLESSTGEGEEFINEVATIGLIHHANIVRLLGFCSEGMRRALIYEFMPNESLEKYIFPHVSNISRQLLSPKKMLDIALGIARGMEYLHQGCNQRILHFDIKPHNILLDYNFNPKISDFGLAKLCARDQSIITLTAARGTMGYIAPELYSRNFGGVSYKSDVYSFGMLVLEMVSGKRNSDPSVENHDEVYLPEWIYERVISGHECELTSEITAEDKEKMRQLTIVALWCIQWNPKNRPSMTKVVNMLTGRLQNLQIPPKPFISSGNHPMP, from the exons ATGCAGTTATCATGCTCCGGGGGTGACATAATCCTGGATCACCCTGTTCTTGGCTCCTGCAAAGTGACCGAGATCTATTACAGACACCGTGTCATCAACGTCACCCCGCTTGTGGAACCAGCGGCACAGTGCCCACTTCAGAAGCTCATCTCAACAAATTTAGCAACTGATGTGTACGAACTACCTCCATCACCAACGACCCTGGTACGTTGTTCAAGCGAATTCATACCTGCAGATCCATACAGTGTAGCTGGCCCAGCTGCTTGTCTCAGTAACAACGCAACCCAGTTCTGGTATTTGGCGGCGTCAGCTTATGCATACATATATGATCTACCACGGGACTGTGAGGCCGTTTCTAGAGGCATTCCAATACCCTACAACTATGATATAGATGGCCCAGACAAAGGAAACAAGTTTGTCTTCAACAAAAAAGCGAGTACAGTCATCAATTTTGGTGAAACAACATTCACTTGGCACCTCAGTAACCTTACCGATGTCTGCCAACAGTGTGAACATGAAGGTCGACACTGTGGATTCAGTTCACGCAGCCGTCAAGCATTCTGCCAGCCCCGTG GCACACATGTCATCCCAATTGCAG CAGCATCATCTGTAGCTGCATTTATAGCTCTTTCATTGGTGGTAGCCGCAACGCTCTACCTCTCCTTAAAGTCAAGGTATAATGAAGAGATAAATAAGAAGGTCGAAATGTTTCTCAAGGCATATGGCACATCGAAACCCACAAGGTACACTTTCCCCGAAGTTAGGAAGATAGCAAGACGGTTCAAGGATAAACTCGGCCAGGGTGGATTTGGAAGTGTATACAAAGGCGAGCTACAAAATGGAGTTCCTGTGGCAGTCAAGATGCTAGAGAGCTCTACAGGAGAGGGGGAGGAATTCATCAATGAAGTTGCAACCATTGGACTGATCCACCATGCAAATATCGTCCGTCTTTTGGGCTTTTGCTCCGAAGGAATGAGACGGGCTCTTATTTACGAATTCATGCCTAACGAGTCACTGGAGAAATACATATTCCCACATGTTTCCAATATTTCTCGACAACTCCTATCACCAAAAAAAATGCTAGATATTGCTTTAGGCATTGCCCGAGGGATGGAATACCTGCACCAAGGCTGCAACCAGCGCATCCTCCACTTTGACATCAAGCCACATAACATCCTGCTGGACTACAACTTCAACCCAAAGATCTCAGACTTTGGCCTTGCAAAGCTGTGTGCAAGGGACCAGAGCATCATTACCTTAACTGCAGCAAGAGGCACCATGGGATACATCGCACCAGAGCTATACTCTCGGAACTTTGGAGGGGTTTCGTACAAGTCAGATGTGTACAGTTTCGGCATGCTTGTGTTGGAAATGGTCAGTGGAAAGAGGAACTCAGATCCAAGTGTTGAGAACCATGACGAGGTATATCTCCCGGAGTGGATCTACGAGAGAGTAATCAGTGGGCATGAATGTGAGCTCACTTCAGAAATAACAGCAGAAGACAAAGAAAAGATGAGGCAGCTGACTATTGTGGCCCTGTGGTGTATCCAGTGGAACCCGAAGAACCGGCCTTCAATGACAAAGGTGGTAAACATGTTAACCGGGAGGCTGCAGAATCTACAGATCCCACCTAAGCCGTTCATCTCATCTGGAAATCATCCTATGCCCTAA